atataaaatttgaaatgagatGCATAAGCTGTACGTATTAACACGTGACAAAACCGCATCGACACTATCAACAGTTGTGTCGAAATGTGGCCTATTTCGATATGTACCTATAAGTCTATCTTGCTATGcgggatcattttttgaaaataatcctcgaaaatcaaaatgtacTCTTTGAACATACCAATTCTGTTTCTACGCTTCTaagctttgaacttttatcatgtaattttttttctaatttttcttcattttctacTGCTTCTTTTGCTAGATACTCCATTTCTCTCACGGCCACATTATAATGGGGAGAATCCGTATGAAGTTCCAATTGTCGATATGCCAGTATAAGTTTCTGAAAACAATAAGTAGATGATGCGAAATAAACAACCTCGCAATATCTGAGGGAAAAATCGGAGCAACGACAAATGATTTTTGACTGCTCGAAATTTCCCATATTAAATTACGAGTTCAAGCaaaaaaagataggtaggtacttaccctGCTAATTTTAGTACGTATATGCTCGGTTACGGttacttcatttttctgaaatggaCGAAAAGTTTTGGGTAAACAACAAAGCGGCTGAGGAAATGTTTCAAAGAGAAAactcataagtaggtacttacagaattttttgactgaaaaccATCAATCATGATGTTTAAGTATAAGATGAACGCAACTGGTAATGTTAAATGGGTATTCATGGTTGACTTATTTGTATACCAAAAGACAAAGGCAATTATAACTctgaaacgaaaaataaaaatttatgaaaatgttgaatttaattAAACAGACGATGATATGGTATCAGAAGTATTTCTTTCGTAACGGATCATTTCTAATTaattatatatgtacctacctaatctgaTTAGGTACTTTTGATTTAATAAATTGGATTACTTACTTATCAATAAACGACAACGGAGAAAAATAGACTATGAAacgaaatgagaatttttaggCTATAAtgccatttaaaatttgaaaaatatggtttcggtaatttttatgagtttttccaacgaaaaaaaacTTCTTAACGCCTCCTCTACCAATCTTTTCTCAATTATATAAAacccttttaaaaaaagttttcgcaTGCCACACTTCTCTACATATTTACGTATTCAAGTCTTaaacttatatttttttacctacctatgtaaatttTATTCGCAATTGCAATTCCCATTTCCCAAGAGAAAAAGTGATACCTTCAGTGATGCCTTCAGCCCTGCCTCGAGGCACGCGGTAAAATCACCCTCTTGGAAGGTTGGTTGTAGACCTAGAATAAAATTGTGAATGCGATAACTgctctaaaattatttttatccgCATAAGTAAGTTCAGGACACatacgataggtaggtaccgcaaaaaaaattggtgaaaagaaatgtcagaaattcagaatgaataagtacctatggcgctgaaattttgaatggtcATCAATACGTTCATTGTGGTTTTAACCGGATTCAACTCAACCAGTTCCAGTTCAActcaaaactcgaaaattggaaaattttaatattaaaaaaatcaaaaatttgaattcacaAATAAATCCACAttaaaaaagttaataaaatGGTGTAAAATAGGCCTAACACGCACCTCCTCACCAAATTACTCCCgttcaatttgttaaaatagcGAAACCGAACGTTTCCACTTTCATGTTTTGATCTGTGACATTCTCTACCAGCTGTTTTTGTTTTgctgttttcaatttcttgagttttGATAACGTAGGAATTCGATGACGAATTTGACAActagttattttttcaattattttcttcatcaaaatGGCCTAAATAGATTGCTTTTTCAATGGATTACGTCATCTGAAGGAATTAATCATCAGTTCTCTTATCTTTGGTGAAGTAAAACATCGTACTTGCCACAATGGACATGGATAAAATCTACCACCGTATCGATGATTTCATCGGCGACGATCGCAAACAGATCTCAAAATGCGTCGAATTCTACAAAATACTATCCAAGGAAAAAGAAGAACTCGAATCCAAGGTAATATTCTTCAAATATTGTTGTATTCTGCATTGTATATTTCGACTCCGTTGAAACCAGATTTTTAAATCACTGTGTTACTTGCAGTTGAACTCGATTAAAACCGAAGTACCAGCTAAAATAACGAATTCGTTGGCTGAAATCGACGACGTACGCGAGAACATCTCGTATTTTATCAACGAGTTGGAAAATTCACTAGAGATATACGATGCCGGAGAAGTTGAGAATGCCTTCAAGAAGCTACAGGTGTTTGCATCGAAGAAACAAGAGTATAGTAAATGTTTGCAGTATTTCAAAACGCTCAGATTCATCGAAACTACCTCGTAAGTATTCTGATACAAATCGAATTAAGTCAAAATTCGTTTGATTTCTATAATAATGTTCTACGGTTTCACAGCAACGAGATGAAGAAATCGTATTCCGAAGCAAATTGGAGTAAATGTGTTACGTTATATGGTCAATTGTACGCTTTAGTTCGAGCCATATCGAGTTCGGAATGTGTTCATTTATTAGCTTACTTGAAAGAAATGGTGACTTATTGGCATAAGTTAATCAGACAGAAACTCACTATGTAAGTGTTTgctgtattattttattaatctGAAGTTCGTACGCTGATTTGTTCGATCGATTTGAATTAATTTGATGATTGATGCGTTTCAGTGAATACGAACAATTGTTGAAATCTATGAATTGGCCGTTCGTTATTCGAAACAAATCACTACCGAGTTACCCTAGCGAAGATCTGAAATCCAAGTTTCAACAACTGACTAGATTTCTTTTAGAATCCGAGTTACCGTAAGTGTTTTACAGAATATTATTACATAttaattattacctattatttatcatcttattaaaaatggaaatgaaatgaaatgatatTTCAGAGAAGAAATGAGACCGAAACCAACTGTCACGTCTTCGTTACTGATCGATTTCCCAACTCCATCGATGCCAGTTTCGCTTCTACTGGAACCGTTACGTAAACGATTTCTGTTCCATTTCTGCGGCAATAAAGAAACCAACCGGCCAGACAAACCGGAATGGATGTTTTCACAAATACTCACGTGGATTAAAGATCACGAGATATTTTTCATGGAATGGGTGCAACCGGTTTACCGAGGATTCACTAACTCTGTCAAGGTATCTTGAACGATCTACGTTTAGTTTGAGTTACGAGTTCAGAGGAACTGATTCTAGACTTTTGTTCGTAGGTGGAATTTACCAATGGTTTGATTAAACTGGTCACTGAGAAGTTGCATTCGGATATGATGCATTTGCAATACGACGACGCTTTGTTTACACACACGTTAGACGAAACTTTAGGATTTCATCGAGAGTTGACTGAAAATTACAGCTATCCTGTGTCCAGAGCTTCTGTATTATCGGTGTTAACTCAGGCtcaagtttttgtaaaatggaTCAATATGGAACGTAAATGTAAGTTGAACAGTGAAGGGAATTTATTTCCTGTGTATTTCGAATCCATTACGTTGATTTGATTTTGTAACTTGGATAGGTGCTGAAAAAAGAATGGACGATATGTTGAACAGTCCAACAGCTTGGACGATCGTTACCGAAGATGAAAATTGTAAAGTGACCGAATGTGCTGATAAATTTGTGATTCTTTTGAGCACGATTACAGATCGGTATTCTCCTCTGCCTCAACCTGGCCACAGGTAgtgataaaattgcaaaatgtgttttttcctgaatttaattatttatggTAGAATTCTTTTGTCAATAGGATGCAGTTTCTGGATCTACAACTTGACCTAATTGATGAGTTTCGCTTACGTTTGGTTCAATTGAAACGTGACGATTATACAGACGTATTGAGCTCCGACTTGCCAGCTATTTTAAACACGATACATTATTTGAGCTCTGTGCTTATGGAATGGAGTACGAATACTGTAAGTACACCGAACCAGAACCGGAACCAGATCCAATAATTTTGCTACTAATTTCCTCTTGTGTTTTTCTAGCATTTTATTCTATTGCATCATTTCAAAATGCAAACCACTGCCGATGAAGATTTAATCGATGCTTCAGTATTCACTGAAATTCTCGCTTTAATGAATCACTTCGGCGAAGAACTAATCAGAGAGATCTGTACGTCGGTTACTTTAGAAGTTAGTGCTAGAAGTCGACCTTATAGAAAGGATAGGTAAGGATCAGTGACCGGCCATGGTTTCAATTCGTCAGAGTTTCTCGAATAATTCTAGAATTTTACTTGAATCGGTTTCGTGTTTTATTAGATGGAATATTATGCCGATTATGAATCCGGATACCGAACTTAGTCTTACCATATCGGGCTGTGCTATGTTTCAAACACTTACCGGTAAATTACACCAGATGGGAAATGTCATCGCTCCGgctatatttaaaaaatgttggcgTTTTGTTGCTTCGCAGCTGTGCAAAGTGAGTGAAAAATTCGTATACTTGATTAAACGTTTATTTATCGTTCTACTCGATCGATGTTCTCTATCAAGTTGTTCGTCaatcgaaatatca
This region of Planococcus citri chromosome 5, ihPlaCitr1.1, whole genome shotgun sequence genomic DNA includes:
- the Rint1 gene encoding RAD50-interacting protein 1, yielding MDMDKIYHRIDDFIGDDRKQISKCVEFYKILSKEKEELESKLNSIKTEVPAKITNSLAEIDDVRENISYFINELENSLEIYDAGEVENAFKKLQVFASKKQEYSKCLQYFKTLRFIETTSNEMKKSYSEANWSKCVTLYGQLYALVRAISSSECVHLLAYLKEMVTYWHKLIRQKLTIEYEQLLKSMNWPFVIRNKSLPSYPSEDLKSKFQQLTRFLLESELPEEMRPKPTVTSSLLIDFPTPSMPVSLLLEPLRKRFLFHFCGNKETNRPDKPEWMFSQILTWIKDHEIFFMEWVQPVYRGFTNSVKVEFTNGLIKLVTEKLHSDMMHLQYDDALFTHTLDETLGFHRELTENYSYPVSRASVLSVLTQAQVFVKWINMERKCAEKRMDDMLNSPTAWTIVTEDENCKVTECADKFVILLSTITDRYSPLPQPGHRMQFLDLQLDLIDEFRLRLVQLKRDDYTDVLSSDLPAILNTIHYLSSVLMEWSTNTHFILLHHFKMQTTADEDLIDASVFTEILALMNHFGEELIREICTSVTLEVSARSRPYRKDRWNIMPIMNPDTELSLTISGCAMFQTLTGKLHQMGNVIAPAIFKKCWRFVASQLCKLIIDDVILVNMFNKGGAQQLRFDVKRNILPLFAQLTPKPEAYFKPLIEACDLLCAESDVTEHNIPFDVFALSPSQVRAILDRKLDRKLVSSMD